GAATATTTTAAAGCATCCAGATTTTTATAAGAAAATATAACTGACTCCTGTTGGGGCTCTGTTTCTGACGAGCTCCTGGAAAATAATACTAATGATAAAATGTATCCTCAGGCGACGGGAGCAGCCCTAACATGCTTTATAATGTAGTTTGCTTCCTTTGACCTTAGTGGAAATAGGCTGTGTCAATATTAATCTATTTATATTACAGCCTATTCAAGCCtagactttttcctttttcttttttccttttttttttttttgtagaaagcAGCATTGCAGTTTGATTTCCTAACAGTGTGACTGTAAAATCCACATTTGATCAACTTCTGTTTGAATCAAATGTCACCACTGTGGCTGCTTGTTGtatcttttcctcctttttttgctCTTTGATCCGATTCACACGCATGCACTCACCACCTCTCTGTCCTTTTCTCTCCTTCTGCCTACTCTGCAGTCCTCATGTTCAACCACACACTCCTCCACAGCATCCCAAGTCCCCTCTCTTAGAGACCCCCCCACTGGTGTTTGCCCCTGTGGACCCCACCTCAGGTCCCAGACTGGTGAAAGGGGAGAAGTGGATGCTCCTGGGGCGCCAAGACCCCCGGGAGCCCCCGGACCCCATTGATTATGAAAGTATTTGCCCGGACTTGGAGAATGATGACATGTTTGCCAGGCGAACCCTTGCCTTCCAGTCCAACACAAACTTGGCTAAACTGAAGACTCTGCTGACTTGCAGACATCGCCGCTGCACCTCTGAGCCGCAGCTCAACATTGTCACCCAGAAACCCGTTTGTGGAGGCGCCGAGGAAACTGAGTTCCCAGACATTGAGCAGGACGATGTGGTGTTTCGTAGGGAGAAAACCCAGCAGGCACAGCAACAGCGACCACTCTCAGGAGCACCTGACAACTATGCCCCGATGCCCATCCCAGAGCCTTGGGCACTGCCTCCTGACCTCAAGTCCAGACTCCTCTGCCCCCCATGTCCCCTGACTCATAAAGCAGCAATACCGAACCTGAATGAAGTTGATAAGGAGACCCGTCCTGAAACGGATGACATGCTAATTCGAAAGTTCAGAATCTGTTCTGATCAGAGCCAGAGCTCCGCTTCATCAGCCAGTCAGAAAACCCCTTCAGTGCCTTCTTCCTGTAGCAAAGAGGACCTGCAGAAGTGGCAGGCAATCAGGGAAGCTAGTCAGTTAAGACATAAGAAAAGGCTTTTGGTGGAAAGGCTAGCTGCTCTGAAgctgtaaaggaaaaaaaagattgacGTAAGAGTGGCTGTAGACTTTTTTCCTGCATGTTTGTCTTGTTGTTTCTGTGCCATTTCAGACTTTCAGTAATTTTTGTTTGATACTGAATTGTTCTGTTCTGGCTGAGATTTGATTTAAAGTCCTTCACAGTCAGCGAGGCGAGTTTTACACAGTTAAATGCTTGTTTCTTGATCAGACATGGGTATTTCAAAGTAAGAGTGAAGAAAATGTGGTGAAATTAACCACAACAGCAGCTTAGAACTTGTTCTAAATGTTTGTTGTTCCCTCAGAGTTGAGTGCTTGATGTGGTCAATTTTACTTCTCAAACTCATGGCGTGTAAAGACTGAGACATTACCTGCACAATAAACCAACCAAGATTGTGTATTTTGAGTTGTGAtgcattgatttttttaaaaaccataaTGATTTGGTGTATCATTTGCGAAACAGCCCTGAAAAGAAATCTgcctttcatcttttcttatctGACAGTTTACCTACATATGGGAATTAAAACATTCATGcttaataaaaggaaaaagcaacTTGTGAGTAACTGCgctgattctttttttaaacccgCGAGTGCTCaagcagagtagaaaagtgcaatATGGGAATTTAAAGTCCAACCTGACCTGAGCATAGTGTTGCTTTTACTCAGCACAAGGAACTTTATACAGGTCCGTGAAactcagagagcagcagaaagGGTGGAAAGGTTGAATGCTGAGAAGTATCCAAACATAACATCCCCAACACTCTAACTGCACCAGTCCAACAAATTAAATATAGTCGTGTCTGTTGCGCCAACAAGAAGCACTATAGAAATTCCTCACAGCTCTGAAAGACGATGTGACTCATGCCCATAGTAACTTGAACACAAATCTTCACTGTACTGTTTGCACATGAGCGgacacacaaaagcacacacacagcaaccgTTTAACCTGAATTAAGCCcatttggatggatggatttgggGTCTGCAGAAAGCAGCCTTGTTTAGGGAAAGGTACACGTCTACACGCTTCCTCAGCCTAGTGTAACTTTAATCCTCTTGatattaacaacaaaaacaagcagagtCATGTCCTAGCTGGCCCTCTATACATTTGAAGCCCTCTTAGCTGTGAACGAGCTGGTGTGTAATAGCTTCTAATTGGTCTCAAGCTCTTGACCAAAGCTCTCACTGACTCACTGTCAAACTGCAGTCGGTATAAATGTGACTTTGTtgtctgtggcttttttttctggtttcctAGAGAGCGCCAAGAGGGTACAGACGGGTGagtttctaaaaacaaaacaaaaaaagtggcaCGTTTGCATTTGCTCTGCCCTCTTATGGTCGCACGCTGCTGCCTCctgctttttgtgctgctgttctCACTCTCTAGCTGCTAAACGCTGACACACAACATTGACTGTTTCACGGCTCAGAGCCAAGTTCAGGGTGAGGTGAGGGGAGGTGGGCTTTGCTCCACAAAGCTCTTTTGACACAGCTTACATATAATAGTAGTGGGTCCATGCCTAAACTGCAGTGTGTCCCAGTGAGAGTTATGACACACTGTATGTAAAACTTTACAGGTAGGTGAAGTTATTTAAGTTATTTCTCCATAAGGTGGGGCTTTAAAGACTTTTGCATGATGGGAAAGACTGTTACTAACCTGAGCTTATATCACCCTCAAGGTTTGGTGGTCAGCTGGTGTGCTGGGTTTGAATACTAACAAGTTACTGCAGATACCAAAAATATTAATGGCAGGTACCCAGTGGAACTGCAGTGTCTtcgttatgtgtttgtatttacAGCTTATTTAACAGGATGGAAATACACAGGACTGTGCATGCATATCTGGAGTGGATTTCCACCTGTCAGCTAAACTTCTGATGCCTTTtgatctttgaaaaaaaaaagtctgcttgat
This genomic window from Astatotilapia calliptera chromosome 16, fAstCal1.2, whole genome shotgun sequence contains:
- the LOC113008387 gene encoding LIM domain only protein 7-like; translation: MQPPRHGSVRVDHRRGVSTDSLFREVYDDSEDEDDEVGYADPVQDDLYARKMGIKPLPTSSVSYDKFLPKFWTPEEDIHIQKIKLGSQRRPWYKKIQGFSHKKSGSSSDDSDCDISPWLSSAPSPSGPSPSHTRTHEASAHTTLVVGKSPHVQPHTPPQHPKSPLLETPPLVFAPVDPTSGPRLVKGEKWMLLGRQDPREPPDPIDYESICPDLENDDMFARRTLAFQSNTNLAKLKTLLTCRHRRCTSEPQLNIVTQKPVCGGAEETEFPDIEQDDVVFRREKTQQAQQQRPLSGAPDNYAPMPIPEPWALPPDLKSRLLCPPCPLTHKAAIPNLNEVDKETRPETDDMLIRKFRICSDQSQSSASSASQKTPSVPSSCSKEDLQKWQAIREASQLRHKKRLLVERLAALKL